A window of uncultured Methanoregula sp. genomic DNA:
GGTGCAGGCCTCGACAAGCGCCGGATCGCTCCCGATCGCGGCACCGTACCCTTCCGCATGCGGGCAGGAGAGATTGAGTTCAAAGCCGGCAGCTTTTCCCCTGAACCAGCTGGCCACTTCCGCAAACTCCTCCGGGTTGCCGCCAAAGATGCTCACCACTACCGGTTTTTTGGCAAGACCGGTCAGCTCCTCAACAAAATCCTTCGAGGGATTGGGAAGCCCCATCGCGTTCATGAGCCCGTCTTCCAGCACCACAAGGCAGGGGCCTGCATGTCCCTCCTTCGGGGCCGGTCCTATCGACTTGGTCACAACGCCGCCGGCGCCAAGAAGCAGCATCCGCGAGAGCGATGCCCCGGTTGTCCCCAGGACCCCGGCTGCAAGCAGGAGGTGATTGTCAAGGGCGATCCCCCCCACGGTTACCGGGCCCGGCCTGATCTGTACCATTCATCAGGAAATGGTTGTTAATTTATTATTAGCATACCCATACTGTAACCAGATGGCGCGCCTGGCAGTTGTCGGAGTCGGAAGGATCGGGGGCGAGGTCGCATACCTTGCAGCATCGCTGGGGATTGCCGACGAACTGGTCCTGTACGACAGCGCCCGGGATCTCCTCAGGGCCCAGGTGCTCGATATCGAGCACACCGGCCTTGACATGAGCATCAGCACGGACAAGAACGATATCAGGGACGCGGATGTCTGCGTCTTCTCGGCAGGACTCCCCCGCAACCCGTCGGTCAGGACGCGGGCAGATCTTCTTGAGACCAATCTTCCGGCGCTCAGAGAATACACCGGACTCCTTGCCGGGTTTGGCGGGATCTTAGTCACCGTCACCAACCCCATGGATATCAATAATTTTTATCTCTGCAAACAGACGGGCCTTGCACGGGAGCGCTGTATCGGGTTCGGCGGCCAGCTGGACAGCGCACGGTTCGGCATTGCGCTCCGCAACCGCTCCATCAAGGGGTTCCCGTTCGTTCTCGGGGAGCACGGGGAGCATCAGGTGCCGGTCTTCTCCCGGCTCGATGACCCGGTCGGTGAGGCGCAGCGGGAAGAGATTCTCGCGGAACTCCGGGGGGCGAGCATGGAAGTCATCAAAGGCAAGGGAGGTACGGTATTCGGTCCTGCCCTTCACCTCGCCCACCTGGTGCGGATGATCCTATCCGACAAGCGGGAGCTTACGATCTGTTCCTCCGTGCTGGAAGGTGAATACGGCCTTTCCGGTTGCTCGCTTGGCGTACCGGCGCGGATCGGGCGGAGGGGCATTTGTGCAATCGAAGAGTGGCCGCTCGATTCCTGGGAGCAGAAGAAGATGGACGAGGCGGGATCCTTTGCCTGCAAACTTTCCCGGCACGCGGTGTCCTGATATGGCGCCGGGAACAGAATGTGCGAACACAGCGCTCGACAGCACCCGCACGCTCGACTCGTTCTGCGGTCTCCGGATTGCAATCAACCAGGTGGAGTACAGCAATTCGCCGGATGGCCCGGTCATCCACATATTCGGGAGGGATACATCGGGAAAGGCCAGGCGGCTGGACATCACGGGTTTTCGTCCGTACTTTTATGTTGCGGCCGAGCAGGCTGAGACACTCCCCCTTCCCCCGCAGGCGGATCTTGAGACGGGGACCAGTTACCGCTCGATCCGGAACGAACCGCTCCGCCGGATCTACACCCAGCGGCCGGGCGATGTCCGGGACGTGCGGGAGCGCTACCGGCATTTCGAGGCCGATATCCCGTTTGCCACCCGGTTCATGATCGACTCCGGGCTCACCGGGGGCGTGACCGTCCCGCAGGAGACCGCGGACTTCCATGAGATATCCCCGGCCGATGTCGATGCCCCGGCCCGGAACTGCATCATCGATATCGAGTGCGAGGACGAGCGGGGCTTTCCCGATTCCCAGCGCGACAAGATCACCTGCATCACCTGTTTCGATTCCTTTGACGAAGACTACACAACATTCCTGCTGGCAGACGGAATGCCGGGCGATCTCACCGGCAGGCTGGGCGGGGATGGCCTGGAGAACGGATGCTTCCGGAAAGGAACCCACACGATCTGCCCGTACGCGGACGAGACCGAGATGCTCCGGGCGTTCTCGGCCTACATCATTGCCCGCGACCCGGATGTTCTCTCGGGCTGGAACTTCGTGGACTTCGATATGCCCTACATCACCGGCCGGATGGAGCGGCTCGGACTCCGGCCGGACTCGCTGGCCCGGATCCCGGGGCAGACCGAGAGAAACGCCCTGCGTGGCCGGGCGCTCTTCGATCTCCTGACCGCATACAAGAAGATGCATTCCTCGCTCAAGGAATCGTACCGTCTCGATGCGATCGCCATGGAGGAGCTGGGCGAGCAGAAAGTCCGCTACACCGGCACCGTCTCCGATCTCTGGAAGAAGAATCCGGCGCTCTTTGTCGAGTACAATTTCAAGGACGTGGAGCTCTGCGTCAAGATCAACAAGAAAGACAACATCATCGGGTTCTACCGCGAGATCGCCCGGTACGTGGGCTGCCCGCTCGACCGGACCCTGAACTCCTCGAACGTGATCGATATCTATGTCCTGAAAAAGGCGTTCGGCAAGTACGTGCTGCCCTCCAAGGGTTTTGCCAATGCCGAGGAGTTCGAAGGCGCAACCGTCTTCGAGCCGAGCAGGGGTGTCCGCGAGAACGTGGTAGTGCTCGATCTGAAATCCCTCTACCCGATGGCGATGATGACAATCAATGCCTCGATGGAGACCAAAGATCCAAATGGCGAGCTCCATGCCCCGAACGGGATCCGGTTCCGGAAAGAGCCGGACGGTTTGACAAGGAGCATCATCGCCGATCTCCTCAAGGAGCGGGACGAGAAGAAGCGCCTGCGCAACACGTTTGCCTTCGGTTCGCCCGAGTACCTGATGTACGACATGCAGCAGAACGTGCTGAAAGTGATCATGAACACGTATTACGGGGTTTCGGGATACGTGCGGTTCCGTCTCTTCGACCGGGAGATCGGATCGGCCGTGACCTCGGTGGGCCGGGCGATCATCGAGCACACAAGGCGCACGATCGAGGCGCAGGGCTACAAGGTAATTTACGGCGACACGGACTCCTGCATGATCCAGCTCCCACCGGTCGACCGGGAGAAGACGATCGAGCTGGCCCGCTCCATCGAGAAGACGCTCAACGCAAGTTACTCGGAGTTTGCAAAAGCCGAGCTGAACGCAGATGTGCACTTCTTCTCCATCAAGTTCGAGAAGATCTATGCCCGGTTCTTCCAGGCCGGAAAAAAGAAGCGCTATGCTGGATCGCTCGTCTGGAAAGAAGGAAAAGAAGTCAGCGAGACCGATATCGTCGGGTTCGAGATAAAACGGAGCGACACGCCCCAGATCACAAAAATTGTCCAGATGCGGGTGATGGAGATGATCCTGGCCGGGGAAGAGTATTCCGTGATCAAGACGCTCCTGTCGGATGTGATCAAAAAATACCGGGCCGGCAAGTACACGCTTGACGAGATCGGTATCCCCGGCGGCATCGGGAAAGCGCTTGACGATTACGAGTCCGACGATGCCCAGGTCCGGGGTGCAAAATATGCCAACGAATATCTCCACACGGAGTTTGGCAAAGGCAGCAAACCGAAGCGGATCTACATCAAGACCGTGACTGCGAAATATCCCAAGACCGATGTCCTCTGCTTCGAATATGCCGACCAGGTACCAAAAGAGTTTGTCGTGGACTGGGAGCTGATGCTCGAGAAGACCATCAAGCAGCCCATCTCCCGGATCATCGAGTCGCTGGGATGGAACTGGGACGATCTCGATCCCACAAGGACAACGTTAGCTCAGTGGGGACTGGGGTAATAGAGCCGTTTTTTTTTAAATATTCTTGAGAAAACCTGCGAAGATTAAAGACGATTGACCCGGCAGGAATTTTTCCACGGATACGAACATTGGTACCGATCTTCTCCGGACCAGCAGTACACAAAAATCCATTGAGTTACCCGACTATCGGGTTGTCAATATCCGGGGGAAGTCTGGTGCTGCTTCCGGACGGTGCCGGCCTGCCGGCTCCCGCAAACGGAGCGATCCCCACTCCCGTAGGTCCCGCCGCAGGGGGGTAATTGGTGAGTTCGCTTTTGCAGGTTGTGGGGGGTGAACCCCCCATATCCAGGAGACCGGGGAATCCGGGCTCGTGTCAGGCTCCGTTTATCCTTTTTTATTGGATCGTGACCGGAGAGTTTCGGCCTTTTTCGGAGGTAGTTTCCCGAAAATCGTGCTATCGTACCGGATTGGTAAACCAGGGGTTTTGCGCTGAGAATAACCGGAGAATGTATAATTGTTACAGCAGCGATGGAGGTCAAAAAGCCTAGTTCTGGATAGGGAGGGAAAAGGGCCAAAAAACGGGGTATGGGGGATCTATCGATTCGTCAGCCAGCCAGAATTTTCAGATATTGCGATGAACGCCGCCGCCCCCGACGGGGCGCCCCCGCGGCGGATCGATTACCTGCCAGCACAAAAAAAAGAATTGCCTTGCCACAACACGTGTTATCCTGCCGTTAGATATCATCGGCACCGGTGCAGAAGAAAATCGCCGGGGGTCACGGGGACGCTCCCCTTGGGATGCCTCCCCCTTTGGGGGAGCGAGGGGGTCACCCTCGCACCTTATTGGC
This region includes:
- a CDS encoding dihydroorotate dehydrogenase — protein: MVQIRPGPVTVGGIALDNHLLLAAGVLGTTGASLSRMLLLGAGGVVTKSIGPAPKEGHAGPCLVVLEDGLMNAMGLPNPSKDFVEELTGLAKKPVVVSIFGGNPEEFAEVASWFRGKAAGFELNLSCPHAEGYGAAIGSDPALVEACTRAVSKTGVPTWVKLTPNVTDITAIGRAAEKGGAGAIVAINTVKAMRISTGLRRPVLGHGFGGLSGPAIFPVAVRCVYELYEAVKVPIIGCGGVSSADNVIEMMMAGASAVEIGSAVHGDVNVFDSIKKDLYAKDGLEHAGIVGCAHG
- a CDS encoding lactate dehydrogenase is translated as MARLAVVGVGRIGGEVAYLAASLGIADELVLYDSARDLLRAQVLDIEHTGLDMSISTDKNDIRDADVCVFSAGLPRNPSVRTRADLLETNLPALREYTGLLAGFGGILVTVTNPMDINNFYLCKQTGLARERCIGFGGQLDSARFGIALRNRSIKGFPFVLGEHGEHQVPVFSRLDDPVGEAQREEILAELRGASMEVIKGKGGTVFGPALHLAHLVRMILSDKRELTICSSVLEGEYGLSGCSLGVPARIGRRGICAIEEWPLDSWEQKKMDEAGSFACKLSRHAVS
- a CDS encoding DNA-directed DNA polymerase, whose translation is MAPGTECANTALDSTRTLDSFCGLRIAINQVEYSNSPDGPVIHIFGRDTSGKARRLDITGFRPYFYVAAEQAETLPLPPQADLETGTSYRSIRNEPLRRIYTQRPGDVRDVRERYRHFEADIPFATRFMIDSGLTGGVTVPQETADFHEISPADVDAPARNCIIDIECEDERGFPDSQRDKITCITCFDSFDEDYTTFLLADGMPGDLTGRLGGDGLENGCFRKGTHTICPYADETEMLRAFSAYIIARDPDVLSGWNFVDFDMPYITGRMERLGLRPDSLARIPGQTERNALRGRALFDLLTAYKKMHSSLKESYRLDAIAMEELGEQKVRYTGTVSDLWKKNPALFVEYNFKDVELCVKINKKDNIIGFYREIARYVGCPLDRTLNSSNVIDIYVLKKAFGKYVLPSKGFANAEEFEGATVFEPSRGVRENVVVLDLKSLYPMAMMTINASMETKDPNGELHAPNGIRFRKEPDGLTRSIIADLLKERDEKKRLRNTFAFGSPEYLMYDMQQNVLKVIMNTYYGVSGYVRFRLFDREIGSAVTSVGRAIIEHTRRTIEAQGYKVIYGDTDSCMIQLPPVDREKTIELARSIEKTLNASYSEFAKAELNADVHFFSIKFEKIYARFFQAGKKKRYAGSLVWKEGKEVSETDIVGFEIKRSDTPQITKIVQMRVMEMILAGEEYSVIKTLLSDVIKKYRAGKYTLDEIGIPGGIGKALDDYESDDAQVRGAKYANEYLHTEFGKGSKPKRIYIKTVTAKYPKTDVLCFEYADQVPKEFVVDWELMLEKTIKQPISRIIESLGWNWDDLDPTRTTLAQWGLG